Proteins from one Scyliorhinus canicula chromosome 6, sScyCan1.1, whole genome shotgun sequence genomic window:
- the LOC119967995 gene encoding histone H1.01-like, producing MVSGCSDRKEISQAPRQKALGDSGPDVGKLRSRIKLTIKRKVAKGPPLMQIKRQGTPGSFQIVKKKPLRKLVKKLKETAAKESPVKGLATKKITAKKLRAKKYTVKKLGAKNPTARKSTKMTAPTGEKAMKSPKLQKEVQPKKRNIARKATGGKAKATKKAYQSKAHKKPKSAKTKKTAAKKKSKIKNNLLTPETNGSSQRPPGLSEKELIAESSDSVQVPESE from the coding sequence ATGGTGTCGGGCTGCAGTGATCGCAAGGAAATATCTCAGGCCCCCAGACAGAAAGCCCTGGGTGACAGCGGCCCCGATGTAGGGAAGCTCCGCTCCCGGATCAAGTTAACTATCAAGAGGAAAGTGGCAAAAGGCCCTCCTCTGATGCAGATAAAGAGACAGGGCACACCCGGCTCCTTCCAAATCGTTAAGAAGAAACCGCTGCGAAAACTGGTGAAGAAGTTGAAGGAAACAGCAGCCAAAGAATCCCCAGTCAAGGGGCTAGCCACCAAGAAAATCACAGCAAAGAAACTCAGAGCCAAGAAATACACAGTAAAGAAACTCGGAGCAAAGAATCCAACAGCCAGGAAATCAACCAAAATGACTGCGCCAACGGGGGAAAAGGCGATGAAATCTCCAAAGCTTCAGAAAGAGGTTCAGCCGAAGAAACGTAACATCGCCAGAAAGGCCACAGGCGGAAAGGCAAAGGCAACGAAGAAGGCTTACCAATCGAAGGCCCATAAGAAACCCAAATCAGCAAAGACGAAGAAAACAGCGGCCAAAAAGAAGTCAAAGATCAAAAACAACTTGTTAACCCCTGAAACCAACGGCTCTTCTCAGAGACCCCCGGGTCTCTCGGAAAAAGAGCTGATCGCAGAATCAAGTGATTCTGTCCAGGTTCCAGAGTCAGAGTGA